A genomic window from Synechococcus sp. CBW1107 includes:
- a CDS encoding DUF4055 domain-containing protein, with product MPTTRRRRTTTPRSPSSPQETQPHAPAQPPWLEHPTLSGLSDRLQLVYDCWTLLELPDGTSRRPVYLPRGIEEPESCYLKRLEAARPTGFYRDALRTYAGMLSRLAWQQLPDSLSRVATDVDGQGTDLGVFLFLADLLTLRDGGCLILQLPPQHRWPSEGDRLEALAKGDRLSLPRLQLVPRGDLLNWRLPTDGATGAPASGPVEIVWREPRRQALPPRFASGNAAVPMVVLDAHGGLVPDPAAWLYRSLSVTDDGLVLRSWQANPNPGAVDGYDVVPVGEPSLLPQRFDLPALWYSVDGTAFGEGDLPHLGLAHQYLNHYRCRSDYEDLLSRTALPVGVRTGLVDAYGFRRSDGALGSAAGTGAEGQRPQRLVLSTSSFMDLPEGAKFQWVEIEARSLAEHRGYLLQLEEAMRRDALIPAGGHGPARTELEISLTAGQSFAVLQSLAGQKRSMLSTLLQQWTRLTGEKLTGAEVCTVEICPLVPPQPACKPEPSVQEWLVLHERGVIDAAELRKQLGLAIPGE from the coding sequence GTGCCCACCACCCGCCGACGCAGGACAACTACCCCCCGCAGCCCCTCCTCCCCACAAGAGACGCAGCCCCACGCCCCAGCTCAGCCCCCCTGGCTGGAGCACCCAACCCTCAGCGGCCTGAGTGACCGCTTGCAGTTGGTCTACGACTGCTGGACCCTGCTGGAGCTCCCTGACGGCACCAGCCGCCGGCCGGTGTATCTGCCCCGCGGCATCGAGGAGCCCGAGTCCTGCTACCTCAAGCGCCTGGAAGCGGCTCGGCCCACCGGCTTCTACCGCGACGCCCTGCGCACCTACGCCGGGATGCTGTCGCGGCTGGCCTGGCAGCAGCTGCCTGATTCCCTCAGCCGGGTGGCCACCGATGTGGACGGCCAGGGAACTGACCTGGGGGTGTTCCTGTTCCTGGCCGACCTGCTCACCCTGCGGGATGGCGGCTGCCTGATCCTGCAGCTGCCGCCCCAGCACCGCTGGCCCTCAGAAGGGGATCGACTGGAAGCCCTGGCCAAGGGCGACCGGCTCTCGTTGCCGCGGTTGCAGCTGGTGCCCCGGGGAGACCTGCTCAACTGGCGCCTGCCCACCGACGGCGCCACCGGTGCCCCGGCATCGGGGCCGGTGGAGATCGTCTGGCGCGAACCGCGCCGCCAGGCCCTGCCTCCCCGGTTCGCCAGTGGCAATGCAGCGGTGCCCATGGTGGTGCTCGACGCCCACGGCGGGCTGGTACCGGATCCGGCGGCCTGGCTGTACCGCAGCCTCTCGGTGACGGATGACGGCCTGGTGCTGCGCAGCTGGCAGGCCAACCCCAACCCCGGCGCTGTCGATGGCTACGACGTGGTGCCTGTGGGTGAGCCTTCGCTGCTGCCCCAGCGCTTTGACCTGCCGGCCCTTTGGTACTCGGTGGATGGCACCGCCTTTGGCGAGGGCGATCTGCCCCACCTGGGCCTGGCCCATCAGTACCTCAACCACTACCGCTGCCGCAGCGACTACGAAGACCTCCTCTCCCGCACGGCCCTGCCGGTGGGCGTGCGCACAGGGCTGGTGGATGCCTACGGCTTCCGGCGCAGTGACGGCGCCCTCGGCTCTGCTGCAGGGACCGGCGCAGAAGGTCAGCGTCCGCAGCGGCTGGTGCTCTCCACCTCCTCCTTCATGGATCTGCCCGAGGGAGCCAAGTTCCAGTGGGTCGAAATAGAAGCCCGCTCACTGGCGGAGCACCGCGGCTACCTGCTGCAGCTGGAGGAGGCGATGCGGCGTGACGCCCTGATCCCTGCAGGCGGCCACGGCCCGGCCCGCACCGAGCTGGAGATTTCGCTCACTGCCGGCCAGAGCTTTGCGGTGCTGCAGTCGTTGGCGGGTCAGAAACGTTCGATGCTCAGCACCCTGCTGCAGCAGTGGACCCGGCTCACCGGCGAGAAGCTCACAGGTGCCGAGGTCTGCACGGTGGAGATCTGCCCACTGGTGCCGCCGCAGCCAGCGTGCAAACCCGAGCCCTCGGTGCAGGAGTGGCTGGTGCTGCATGAGCGGGGGGTGATCGACGCGGCGGAGTTGCGGAAGCAGTTGGGGCTGGCGATCCCTGGCGAGTGA
- a CDS encoding sigma-70 family RNA polymerase sigma factor — MSKPLVSAVREDSTPSLVESPPSAVLTPAAVQLELPMTVVLVGDAAGVAQMLNQRRHRQPACHARAQQLEINLQTPGHHPPRAQGKQQMRCRHRRQRAVRPHAAADALALEHMDLAEKIAGNFARRTVHPKEDLLQLAMIGLIKAARRYDPSRGPFRPYGRTYANGEITHFLRDNGFLLKVPPTWREIHARGQRLLTSGVGAGEMMERLGITCERWVQIVDACSLRVVAFPLQ, encoded by the coding sequence ATGAGCAAGCCGCTGGTGTCCGCGGTGCGGGAAGATTCCACGCCATCCCTGGTGGAGAGCCCACCCTCTGCCGTGCTGACTCCGGCTGCTGTGCAGCTGGAGCTCCCGATGACAGTTGTACTGGTGGGTGATGCCGCAGGTGTGGCTCAAATGCTCAACCAACGGCGTCACCGGCAGCCGGCATGCCATGCCCGGGCACAGCAGCTGGAGATCAACCTGCAGACGCCGGGGCATCACCCACCCAGAGCTCAGGGAAAGCAGCAGATGCGTTGCAGGCACCGGCGGCAGCGAGCTGTACGGCCCCATGCCGCTGCTGATGCCCTGGCGCTGGAGCACATGGACCTGGCGGAGAAGATCGCCGGCAACTTCGCTCGGCGCACTGTTCACCCCAAGGAGGACCTGCTGCAGCTGGCGATGATCGGGCTGATCAAGGCGGCCCGCCGCTACGACCCCTCACGGGGTCCATTTCGGCCCTACGGGCGCACCTATGCCAATGGGGAGATCACGCACTTTCTGCGAGACAACGGATTTTTGCTGAAGGTGCCGCCGACATGGCGGGAGATTCATGCGCGGGGGCAGCGGTTGCTCACTTCCGGAGTCGGAGCGGGAGAGATGATGGAGAGACTAGGGATTACTTGCGAGCGGTGGGTTCAGATCGTCGATGCGTGCTCACTCCGGGTAGTTGCTTTTCCACTTCAGTGA
- a CDS encoding terminase yields MTCAPSPTALVQRPAADSGGLLLPALDPWGDSGLLHLPMAMAAEPAEPQSLRSFIAEAYPRYGFHRWAEQLIELLQAVADGQLSRLIVTCPPRLGKSLLVSKLFPAYFLQRYPHLFSAIASYSAELAYAHSREARHFYRVTGHLLARDSSAVGNWLTRQRGGCIAAGVDGPFTGKGYSLGIIDDPYKGPGDAASPALRQKLIDWLRSVWLTRAEPASVLGPDGREQPNLSAQVVVLTRWDHQDVIGWLYEQELGEAPQQWTVLDLPAIAEDPAERPKLPPSCTLIPDWRQAGEALCPERFPLPELLKIRARLGAYWWAALYQQRPSPASGSIFLREWIRPSFPREDGSQRPYALLALSCDLSFKGEAESDYCGFCLAGLLAPPARNGIPQSGEPQGHQNPQALEIEVLWATRHRFGLPEVIRFLLGCLEALEQQGLRPHAVLIEDAANGPAVLQTLRRRVPGMLPITARGSKETRAHAVAPLVEAGQIRFHHRAQPLVEEAIRFPKGSKDLVDAFCHGALWLEGRYWKAQGIQPVVTPLLVSR; encoded by the coding sequence ATGACCTGCGCTCCTTCACCTACGGCCCTTGTGCAGCGTCCTGCCGCAGACAGCGGCGGTCTGCTGCTGCCTGCGCTCGACCCCTGGGGTGACAGCGGCCTGCTGCACCTCCCCATGGCCATGGCAGCCGAGCCAGCAGAGCCCCAGAGCCTGCGTAGCTTCATTGCCGAGGCCTACCCCCGCTACGGCTTCCACCGCTGGGCCGAGCAACTGATCGAGCTGCTCCAGGCCGTCGCCGATGGCCAGCTGAGCCGCTTGATCGTCACCTGTCCGCCCCGGCTCGGGAAAAGCCTCCTGGTGTCCAAGCTGTTCCCGGCCTACTTCCTGCAGCGCTACCCGCACCTCTTCTCGGCGATCGCCTCGTACTCAGCTGAGCTGGCCTACGCCCACTCCAGAGAAGCGCGCCACTTTTACCGGGTGACGGGCCACCTGCTGGCCCGCGACTCGTCTGCTGTGGGCAACTGGCTGACCCGCCAGCGCGGTGGCTGCATTGCTGCTGGTGTGGATGGCCCGTTCACGGGCAAGGGCTACAGCTTGGGGATCATCGACGACCCCTACAAGGGCCCCGGTGATGCGGCCAGCCCTGCGCTGCGCCAGAAGCTGATCGACTGGCTGCGCTCGGTGTGGCTCACCCGCGCCGAACCGGCCTCGGTGCTGGGACCGGACGGCAGGGAGCAGCCGAATCTCTCGGCCCAGGTGGTGGTGCTCACCCGCTGGGACCACCAGGACGTGATCGGCTGGTTGTACGAGCAGGAGCTCGGCGAGGCGCCGCAGCAGTGGACCGTGCTTGATCTGCCCGCGATCGCCGAGGACCCGGCCGAACGGCCCAAGCTGCCGCCCAGCTGCACCCTGATCCCCGACTGGCGACAGGCGGGCGAGGCGCTTTGCCCGGAGAGGTTCCCCCTGCCGGAACTGCTCAAGATCCGCGCCCGCCTCGGTGCCTACTGGTGGGCGGCGCTCTATCAGCAGCGGCCCAGCCCGGCGAGCGGATCGATCTTCCTGCGCGAGTGGATCCGGCCGTCCTTCCCTCGCGAGGACGGCAGCCAGCGCCCGTACGCCCTGCTGGCTCTCTCTTGTGACCTGAGCTTCAAGGGGGAGGCGGAGAGCGACTACTGCGGCTTCTGCCTGGCCGGGCTGTTGGCACCACCAGCCCGGAATGGCATCCCCCAATCGGGTGAACCACAGGGGCACCAGAACCCGCAGGCGTTGGAGATCGAGGTGCTGTGGGCCACACGGCACCGCTTTGGCCTGCCGGAGGTGATCCGCTTCCTACTGGGCTGCCTGGAGGCGCTGGAGCAGCAGGGTCTGCGCCCCCATGCCGTGCTGATCGAGGACGCCGCCAACGGCCCGGCGGTGCTGCAGACGCTCCGGCGCCGCGTGCCGGGAATGTTGCCGATCACGGCCCGCGGCAGCAAGGAAACCCGCGCCCATGCCGTCGCCCCCTTGGTGGAAGCAGGTCAAATCCGCTTTCACCACCGCGCCCAGCCGCTGGTGGAAGAAGCGATCCGCTTCCCCAAGGGCAGCAAGGACTTGGTGGATGCCTTCTGCCACGGCGCCCTGTGGCTGGAGGGCCGCTACTGGAAGGCCCAGGGCATCCAGCCGGTGGTGACGCCACTGCTGGTGAGCCGATGA
- a CDS encoding primase-helicase zinc-binding domain-containing protein, producing the protein MADAIAAARGRWPEILAALAGLSDAELSDRHQPCPLCGGTDRYRFDDKDGSGSWFCNQCGGKDQRGGAGSGIDLLMRRQGWSFVEAARQVEAFLGLVPDHQDPRAGSATSRNGKPWRMPEKPPADAPPPPLNRGATAQWAYRNGAGEVLFWIQRIKLRSGAKAFLHRVWLDGDWHRPSRRDAFTCDWPAPRPLYGLPDLLQRSEAPVLVVEGEGTADAAARLFPQHAVLTWPNGSKAIAKADWTPLAGRSVTLWPDADAAGLEAMQSLAALLHPLDCQLQLVALPADLPQGWDLADADWTPRQAARQLAKAAQPWTPPEADGAGNGDGPPPPPAGAAAPRPAAPFLCLGYDADANFYQPSSTGQVIRLPRGCHTATHLVALAPLEYWESLYPSRTGVNWPAAASDLHKSSAAMGIFAVERIRGRGAWWDEGRTVLHLGDRLITPEGEHPITKPFRSRHIYQRLERQEGPCGVKPLTVEEAAVIVSIANRFRWEVPASGTLLQGWVVLAPICGALRWRPHIWLTAGAGSGKSQILDRFVVPLLGDLRLAVSGATTEAGLRQTICSDAVPVVFDEAESNEKGDQQRMQAILSLARVASSESSAEMLKGSPSGDVSRYRVRSMFLMSSIATALKQGADKSRFAQLTLRSPTEMGQEEREAHWQSLDRDLERYITPQLARRLIARTVSLIPVIRQSVVVFSAAAARHFDSQRLGDQYGTLMAGAWSLLSDAVPSQKEAEECIEVHNWDSYSQSTEVPDEARCIQTILQRQVRVETDDKPVTRTIGELVELAACHSSCIDVSPGLAAQTLGRHGLRVDQERLLVSNTAKAIEHFLADTAWQNSWSVVLLRLSGAQRAGPVRFCGAGMVSRAVAIPLSVL; encoded by the coding sequence ATGGCCGATGCCATTGCTGCGGCCCGGGGCCGCTGGCCGGAGATCCTTGCTGCCCTGGCAGGGCTGAGTGACGCGGAGCTGAGCGATCGTCATCAGCCCTGCCCGCTCTGCGGCGGAACCGATCGCTACCGCTTCGACGACAAAGACGGCAGCGGCTCCTGGTTCTGCAACCAATGCGGCGGCAAAGACCAGCGCGGTGGTGCCGGCTCCGGCATCGACCTGCTGATGCGCCGGCAGGGCTGGAGCTTTGTGGAAGCCGCCCGGCAGGTGGAGGCCTTTCTTGGCCTGGTGCCCGATCACCAGGACCCACGTGCCGGCAGTGCCACCAGCCGAAACGGCAAGCCCTGGCGCATGCCCGAGAAGCCGCCTGCCGATGCGCCGCCGCCGCCGTTGAACCGCGGCGCCACTGCCCAGTGGGCCTATCGCAATGGCGCCGGAGAGGTGCTGTTCTGGATCCAGCGGATCAAGCTGCGCAGCGGCGCCAAAGCCTTCCTGCATCGGGTCTGGCTCGATGGGGACTGGCATCGCCCCAGCCGCCGCGATGCCTTCACATGCGATTGGCCCGCACCGCGGCCGCTCTATGGGCTGCCGGATCTGCTGCAACGCTCCGAGGCTCCGGTGCTGGTGGTGGAAGGGGAGGGCACCGCCGATGCCGCCGCCCGCCTTTTCCCGCAGCACGCGGTGCTGACCTGGCCCAACGGATCGAAGGCGATCGCCAAGGCGGACTGGACACCGCTCGCCGGCCGTTCGGTGACGCTCTGGCCGGATGCCGATGCCGCGGGGCTGGAAGCCATGCAAAGCCTGGCCGCTCTGCTGCATCCCCTCGACTGCCAGCTGCAACTGGTGGCCCTGCCGGCGGACCTGCCCCAGGGCTGGGACCTGGCCGATGCCGACTGGACGCCCCGGCAGGCCGCACGCCAGCTGGCGAAAGCAGCCCAGCCATGGACCCCGCCCGAGGCGGATGGCGCTGGCAATGGCGATGGGCCTCCTCCCCCGCCGGCAGGTGCTGCAGCCCCCAGGCCGGCAGCGCCCTTCCTCTGCCTGGGCTACGACGCCGACGCGAACTTCTACCAACCTTCCAGCACCGGTCAGGTGATCCGGCTGCCCCGCGGCTGCCACACCGCCACCCACCTTGTCGCCCTGGCACCACTGGAGTACTGGGAGAGCCTCTACCCCAGCCGCACCGGGGTGAACTGGCCGGCTGCAGCCAGCGATCTGCACAAGAGCTCCGCCGCGATGGGGATCTTTGCGGTGGAGCGCATTCGCGGCCGCGGGGCCTGGTGGGATGAGGGCCGCACCGTGCTGCACCTCGGCGATCGCCTGATCACCCCCGAGGGGGAGCACCCGATCACCAAGCCATTCCGCTCGCGGCACATCTACCAGCGCCTCGAACGCCAGGAGGGGCCCTGCGGCGTCAAACCCCTGACCGTGGAGGAAGCGGCGGTGATCGTCAGCATCGCCAACCGCTTTCGCTGGGAGGTGCCCGCCTCCGGCACCCTGCTGCAGGGCTGGGTGGTGCTGGCTCCGATCTGCGGAGCCCTGCGCTGGCGGCCCCATATCTGGCTCACCGCCGGTGCCGGCTCGGGAAAGAGTCAGATCCTTGATCGCTTCGTGGTGCCGCTGCTCGGCGACCTGCGCCTGGCGGTGTCGGGCGCCACGACAGAGGCCGGCCTGCGCCAGACCATCTGCTCGGACGCCGTGCCGGTGGTCTTCGATGAGGCGGAGAGCAACGAGAAGGGCGACCAGCAGCGGATGCAGGCGATCTTGTCGCTGGCACGGGTGGCCAGCAGCGAGAGCAGCGCCGAGATGCTCAAGGGTTCCCCCAGCGGCGATGTGAGCCGCTACCGGGTGCGCTCGATGTTCCTGATGTCATCCATCGCCACCGCCCTCAAGCAGGGGGCCGACAAGAGCCGCTTCGCGCAGCTGACCCTGCGCAGCCCCACCGAGATGGGCCAGGAGGAGCGCGAGGCCCACTGGCAGAGCCTCGATCGGGATCTCGAGCGCTACATCACCCCGCAGCTGGCGCGGCGCTTAATCGCCCGGACGGTGTCGCTGATCCCGGTGATCCGTCAGTCAGTTGTGGTCTTCTCCGCGGCTGCCGCCCGCCACTTCGACTCCCAGCGCCTGGGGGATCAGTACGGCACCTTGATGGCCGGCGCCTGGTCACTGCTCAGCGATGCGGTTCCCAGTCAGAAGGAGGCCGAGGAGTGCATTGAGGTCCACAACTGGGACAGCTACAGCCAGAGCACCGAAGTTCCCGACGAGGCCCGCTGCATCCAGACGATCCTGCAGCGGCAGGTGCGGGTGGAGACCGACGACAAACCCGTCACCCGCACCATCGGCGAACTGGTGGAGCTGGCCGCCTGCCACAGCAGCTGCATCGATGTGAGTCCCGGCCTGGCGGCCCAGACCCTTGGCCGCCATGGCCTGCGTGTGGATCAGGAGCGTCTGTTGGTGAGCAACACCGCCAAGGCGATCGAGCACTTCCTCGCCGATACCGCCTGGCAGAACAGTTGGTCCGTGGTGCTGCTGCGCCTGAGCGGTGCGCAACGGGCTGGACCGGTGCGTTTCTGTGGCGCCGGCATGGTCAGCCGTGCGGTCGCCATTCCCCTGAGCGTGCTGTAA
- a CDS encoding DEAD/DEAH box helicase — protein sequence MAPIVLRHYQQQLLTDLRAALKVHRRVCAVMPTGAGKGQTIGAIVQGAAGKGRRVLVLAHRAELIEQLTDTVRAWGLEPDVIAPGIRLQDRQVAVGSVQTVARRLEQLPPPDLIIQDEAHHLVAGNVWGRIIEAWPGAHLIGKTATPERLDGKGLGVEAGGYFEALVLGPSAAWLVEQGWLARPRVFSWPGARNSKLRRRMGDFDLEQAARAFGDRAAIGDAVSHYRRRLHPGTAICFCCTIEHAEQMAVAFRSAGIRAASVSGGTPAEERKRLIAGLGTGEVEVLSSCMIISEGTDIPSVGGAILMRPTASLSLYLQMVGRALRPAHGKQEAVILDHVGNAHRHGLPTDEREWNLAGRRRREGVSIPIKDCPACFCSCPSAAQLCPDCGHLFLTDERDEQQRVLQQLAGELVEVTGAARHRPRPKHQQRPRRTHPAAGCRTFEELLQREQERGYKPGWARHVWAARQQR from the coding sequence ATGGCCCCGATCGTTCTGCGCCACTACCAGCAGCAGCTGCTCACCGATCTCCGCGCCGCCCTCAAGGTCCACCGCCGGGTCTGCGCCGTGATGCCCACCGGTGCTGGCAAGGGCCAGACGATCGGCGCGATTGTCCAGGGCGCGGCTGGCAAGGGCCGGCGAGTGCTGGTGCTCGCCCACAGGGCCGAGCTGATCGAGCAGCTGACCGACACCGTGCGGGCGTGGGGACTGGAGCCGGATGTGATCGCCCCCGGCATCCGGCTGCAGGACCGGCAGGTGGCGGTGGGCTCGGTGCAGACCGTGGCCCGGCGGCTGGAGCAGCTGCCGCCGCCGGATCTGATCATTCAGGACGAGGCCCACCACCTTGTGGCCGGCAATGTCTGGGGCCGAATCATCGAGGCCTGGCCAGGCGCCCATCTGATCGGCAAGACCGCCACCCCCGAACGCCTCGACGGCAAGGGGTTGGGCGTGGAGGCCGGCGGCTATTTCGAGGCCCTGGTGCTGGGGCCTTCAGCAGCCTGGCTGGTGGAGCAGGGCTGGCTGGCCCGGCCCAGGGTCTTCTCCTGGCCAGGGGCCCGCAACAGCAAACTCCGCCGGCGGATGGGCGACTTTGACCTGGAGCAGGCGGCACGCGCCTTTGGGGACCGGGCCGCCATCGGCGATGCCGTCTCCCACTACCGCCGCCGGCTGCACCCGGGCACGGCGATCTGCTTCTGCTGCACGATCGAGCACGCCGAGCAGATGGCCGTGGCCTTTCGCAGTGCGGGAATTCGGGCCGCCTCGGTGAGCGGCGGCACCCCAGCGGAGGAGCGCAAACGCCTGATCGCCGGACTCGGCACCGGCGAGGTGGAGGTGCTCAGCAGCTGCATGATCATTTCCGAGGGCACCGACATCCCCTCAGTTGGCGGGGCGATCCTGATGCGCCCCACCGCCAGCCTGTCGCTCTACCTGCAGATGGTCGGCCGGGCCCTGCGTCCCGCACATGGGAAGCAGGAGGCCGTGATCCTCGATCACGTCGGCAACGCCCATCGCCATGGCCTGCCCACCGATGAGCGCGAGTGGAACCTGGCCGGCCGGCGCCGCCGCGAGGGGGTCTCGATCCCGATCAAGGACTGCCCGGCCTGCTTCTGCAGCTGCCCCAGTGCGGCGCAGCTCTGCCCCGACTGCGGCCATCTGTTCCTGACCGACGAGCGCGATGAGCAGCAGCGCGTGCTGCAGCAGCTTGCAGGCGAGCTGGTGGAAGTCACAGGCGCAGCCCGCCACCGGCCCAGGCCCAAACACCAGCAACGGCCGCGGCGCACGCACCCGGCCGCAGGCTGTCGCACCTTCGAGGAGCTGCTGCAGCGCGAGCAGGAGCGGGGCTACAAGCCGGGCTGGGCCAGACACGTCTGGGCGGCACGGCAGCAGCGATGA
- a CDS encoding VRR-NUC domain-containing protein has product MASSSPSEHEIQQRIRLACGRGAVRLWRNNTGALVDQQGRFVRFGLCKGSSDLIGLRSVVVTTEMVGQRIAQFVALEIKTDCGTVSPEQRAFLHLVQQLGGLGAVCRSIAQAQAVLNLDPMIGSDG; this is encoded by the coding sequence ATGGCCTCCTCCTCCCCCAGCGAACACGAGATCCAGCAGCGCATCCGCCTGGCCTGCGGCCGCGGAGCGGTGCGGCTCTGGCGCAACAACACCGGCGCCCTGGTCGATCAGCAGGGGCGCTTTGTGCGCTTTGGGCTGTGCAAGGGCAGCAGCGACCTGATCGGCCTGCGCTCCGTGGTGGTGACGACGGAAATGGTGGGCCAGCGCATTGCCCAGTTTGTGGCCCTGGAGATCAAGACGGACTGCGGGACCGTCAGCCCGGAGCAGCGGGCCTTTCTGCATCTGGTGCAGCAACTGGGTGGTTTGGGGGCGGTCTGCCGCTCCATTGCACAGGCCCAGGCGGTCTTGAACCTGGACCCCATGATCGGGTCGGACGGGTGA
- a CDS encoding XRE family transcriptional regulator, producing the protein MAQAKQPVKRTYQAVLDWQDESRRAFGKMLLNWRRRNGWTQYTACEWGTEAEFEVISYGNLSVIEQGKAGELRQKAFFQLEEINRRLDDGAKKLAGVTTQRLKDQLREAEPLRGDDGKLWDAVDFWSCYIGYVPVPKAYQNAPAPTLTSKRAEELCQKWRQHVRRVIKEGGLDVSQALEQLVKSAPKEHQKRFSEVLAIDDYSSVELAQLWVDGEEFLPEQWISAWEQTALAA; encoded by the coding sequence ATGGCACAAGCAAAACAGCCCGTCAAGCGCACCTACCAGGCCGTCCTGGACTGGCAGGACGAGTCCCGCAGAGCCTTCGGGAAGATGCTGCTCAATTGGCGCCGCCGTAACGGCTGGACCCAGTACACCGCCTGCGAGTGGGGCACAGAAGCTGAGTTTGAGGTGATCTCCTACGGCAACCTCTCGGTGATCGAACAGGGCAAGGCCGGTGAGCTGCGTCAGAAGGCCTTCTTCCAGTTGGAGGAGATCAACCGCCGCCTCGATGACGGGGCCAAGAAACTGGCAGGAGTCACAACCCAGCGCCTCAAGGACCAGCTGAGGGAGGCTGAGCCCCTGCGCGGCGATGACGGCAAGCTCTGGGATGCGGTGGATTTCTGGAGCTGCTACATCGGCTATGTGCCGGTGCCCAAGGCTTATCAGAACGCTCCGGCGCCGACCCTGACGTCGAAGCGAGCCGAGGAGCTCTGTCAGAAGTGGCGGCAGCACGTGCGCCGCGTGATCAAGGAAGGCGGCCTCGATGTCAGCCAGGCCCTGGAGCAGCTGGTCAAGAGTGCGCCGAAGGAGCACCAGAAGCGTTTCTCAGAGGTGCTGGCCATCGACGACTACAGCTCGGTTGAGCTGGCCCAGCTCTGGGTGGATGGCGAGGAGTTCCTGCCTGAACAGTGGATCAGTGCCTGGGAGCAGACGGCACTGGCCGCCTAG
- the istA gene encoding IS21 family transposase: protein MERARQDDKGSAGAPSLEPMVLETAVQTPQDVEAMRRLSAAGWGRRRIAKELGCSPETVRKYLRQGGWQPYGKPCRNTVLDGQREWLRQRFMAHRGNADVVRQELASEKGIEVSLRTVERAVEPWRRELRNAALATVRFETPPGRQLQADFGQCLVSIGGERVRVHLAVLTLGYSRRLLVRAFRSEKQDHWLQALEEGFRHWGGVPQEVLVDNARALVSQHDPERNILVFAERLEEFARYWGFKPRACRPYRARTKGKDERGVAYVKRNAIAGREFSSWAEFEAHLVRWTREVADLRVHGTTGEAPLDRFVRAEAQALQPLEAKPSFLAERELVRIVHSDCCVEVEANWYSAPQALIRQRVSVLVRDQQVLIRHGGRIVAEHRRQRPGSRSRQVIDGHWEGLLPQRQQREAERSLRDGNARRDQEQRPVRSSELARPLAVYAELIGEVAA from the coding sequence GTGGAGCGAGCCAGGCAGGACGACAAGGGCAGCGCAGGGGCGCCATCTCTGGAGCCGATGGTTCTGGAGACAGCTGTGCAGACCCCTCAGGACGTGGAGGCGATGCGACGGCTATCGGCAGCAGGTTGGGGCCGGAGGCGGATTGCTAAAGAACTGGGCTGTTCACCGGAGACGGTGCGCAAGTACCTGCGGCAGGGTGGCTGGCAGCCCTACGGGAAGCCCTGCCGCAACACGGTTCTCGATGGCCAACGGGAGTGGCTGCGGCAGCGGTTTATGGCCCACCGCGGCAATGCCGATGTGGTGCGGCAGGAGCTGGCCAGTGAGAAGGGAATCGAGGTGAGCCTGCGGACAGTGGAGCGTGCCGTGGAGCCGTGGCGGCGGGAGCTGCGCAACGCGGCCCTGGCGACGGTGCGGTTTGAGACCCCGCCGGGCCGGCAACTGCAGGCAGACTTTGGCCAGTGCCTGGTGAGCATTGGCGGCGAGCGGGTGCGGGTGCACCTGGCGGTGCTCACCCTGGGGTACTCGCGCCGGCTGCTGGTGCGGGCATTCCGCAGCGAGAAGCAGGACCACTGGCTCCAGGCCCTGGAGGAGGGTTTCCGCCACTGGGGCGGGGTACCGCAGGAGGTGCTGGTGGATAACGCCCGTGCGCTGGTGAGCCAGCACGATCCCGAGCGCAACATCCTGGTTTTTGCCGAGCGGCTGGAGGAGTTCGCCCGTTACTGGGGGTTCAAGCCCCGTGCCTGTCGGCCGTACCGGGCCAGAACCAAAGGCAAGGACGAGCGTGGGGTGGCGTACGTCAAGAGGAACGCCATCGCTGGGCGGGAGTTCAGCAGCTGGGCGGAGTTTGAGGCCCATCTGGTGCGCTGGACCCGCGAGGTGGCCGACCTGCGGGTGCACGGCACCACCGGCGAGGCGCCGCTGGACCGGTTTGTGCGGGCAGAAGCCCAGGCGTTGCAGCCGCTGGAGGCCAAGCCGTCGTTCCTGGCGGAGCGGGAGCTGGTGCGGATCGTGCACAGCGACTGCTGCGTGGAGGTGGAGGCGAACTGGTACTCGGCGCCGCAGGCGCTGATCCGTCAGCGGGTGAGCGTGCTGGTGCGCGATCAACAGGTACTGATCCGCCACGGCGGCCGGATCGTCGCTGAGCACAGGCGCCAGCGGCCCGGTAGCCGCAGCCGCCAGGTGATCGACGGCCATTGGGAGGGCCTGCTGCCGCAACGGCAGCAGCGCGAGGCGGAGCGATCGCTGCGGGATGGCAACGCAAGACGTGATCAGGAGCAGCGCCCGGTCCGCAGCTCTGAACTGGCCCGGCCTCTGGCGGTTTATGCCGAGCTGATCGGGGAGGTGGCGGCATGA